Proteins encoded by one window of Nocardioides euryhalodurans:
- a CDS encoding acyltransferase family protein has protein sequence MSTTPASAWRYRPELDGLRTFAVVAIVFFHARVAGASSSFIVLDLFFVLSGFLVTNVVLSEVDATGELRLGRYYARRVRRLLPAAVVTIVVTSVVFVLVASEPERLGLVRDAQAALVYLANWQFIADGADYFAGDVRDSPFMHFWSLSVEEQYYIVFPLLLLAWWKLAPGRARVLLGGLSVLTALSVASQLYWAQVDPTRAYFATDARLFQLLAGAILAVALREFATRRAEGGIHWRRAGRALAVAGLGGYVLLGSELVDMSVSHRNLLATLLAVSLVVGTYTAPGSLVARGFALPWMTYLGKISYGIYLWHYPVLLVLGRVFDVRPALLALMALVGAIALASMSYQMLETPIRRGRVLDAFPWPAVAAGLAVSVGTALVVVGPILTSERQPSVAAASVGGSIAAEAAVAEDEAVVRKLARQVPGDLDFRKISNDRGPGVTFCRPSAPADCTVVDGDGPHVVVVGDSHARMLSAGLVELAEERGFRLSMSVVNSCPWQDGLLNVEAPEGSQRRCLDARQDFYDQTLPAMDADVVILANLARSAPDRWQGKVVDQDGRARGDLNQRQLEATRQTVRKINRAGATAVMVRSIVGTDGWEMEGPDPLDCLARAKRQRECAVSPPLDRPVADGIYESVAIGNDDATTVDLNPVFCPDAPACRPIIDGVVVWRDAAHLTGSITRHLRTEVWAAVEDTGVVPG, from the coding sequence GTGTCCACGACCCCTGCCAGCGCCTGGAGGTACCGCCCCGAGCTCGACGGCCTGCGTACGTTCGCGGTCGTCGCCATCGTCTTCTTCCACGCCCGCGTGGCCGGGGCGTCCAGCAGCTTCATCGTGCTGGACCTCTTCTTCGTCCTCTCCGGCTTCCTCGTCACGAACGTCGTGCTCAGCGAGGTGGACGCGACCGGCGAGCTCAGGCTGGGTCGCTACTACGCCCGCCGCGTACGCCGGCTGCTGCCCGCCGCGGTGGTCACGATCGTGGTGACGTCCGTCGTGTTCGTGCTGGTCGCCTCGGAGCCCGAGCGGCTCGGGCTGGTGCGCGACGCGCAGGCGGCGCTCGTCTACCTCGCCAACTGGCAGTTCATCGCCGACGGGGCGGACTACTTCGCCGGGGACGTCCGGGACTCGCCCTTCATGCACTTCTGGTCGCTCTCGGTCGAGGAGCAGTACTACATCGTCTTCCCGCTGCTCCTGCTGGCGTGGTGGAAGCTCGCCCCCGGCCGGGCGCGGGTGCTCCTCGGCGGGCTGTCCGTCCTGACCGCGCTGTCGGTCGCCTCGCAGCTCTACTGGGCCCAGGTCGACCCCACCCGGGCCTACTTCGCCACCGACGCCCGGCTCTTCCAGCTGCTGGCCGGCGCGATCCTCGCGGTCGCGCTGCGCGAGTTCGCCACGCGCCGCGCGGAGGGCGGCATCCACTGGCGACGGGCCGGCCGCGCGCTGGCCGTCGCCGGCCTGGGTGGGTACGTCCTCCTCGGCAGCGAGCTGGTCGACATGTCGGTCTCGCACCGCAACCTGCTCGCCACGCTGCTGGCCGTCTCGCTGGTCGTCGGCACGTACACCGCACCGGGCTCGCTCGTGGCGCGCGGCTTCGCGCTGCCGTGGATGACCTACCTGGGCAAGATCTCGTACGGCATCTACCTCTGGCACTACCCGGTGCTGCTGGTGCTGGGGCGGGTCTTCGACGTCCGTCCCGCACTGCTGGCCCTGATGGCGCTGGTGGGGGCGATCGCGCTCGCGTCGATGTCCTACCAGATGCTCGAGACGCCGATCCGGCGTGGCCGGGTCCTCGACGCCTTCCCGTGGCCCGCCGTGGCGGCCGGGCTGGCGGTGAGCGTCGGCACGGCCCTGGTCGTGGTCGGTCCGATCCTGACCAGCGAGCGCCAGCCCTCGGTGGCGGCGGCCTCCGTCGGCGGCTCGATCGCGGCCGAGGCGGCGGTGGCCGAGGACGAGGCGGTCGTCCGCAAGCTCGCGCGGCAGGTCCCGGGCGACCTCGACTTCCGCAAGATCAGCAACGACCGGGGACCGGGCGTCACCTTCTGCAGGCCCTCGGCGCCGGCCGACTGCACCGTGGTCGACGGCGACGGACCGCACGTGGTCGTGGTCGGCGACAGCCACGCCCGGATGCTGTCGGCCGGGCTGGTCGAGCTCGCGGAGGAACGCGGCTTCCGGCTCTCCATGAGCGTGGTCAACAGCTGTCCGTGGCAGGACGGGCTCCTCAACGTCGAGGCGCCCGAGGGCAGTCAGCGTCGCTGCCTCGACGCCCGGCAGGACTTCTACGACCAGACGTTGCCGGCGATGGACGCCGACGTGGTGATCCTCGCCAACCTGGCCCGCAGTGCGCCGGACCGCTGGCAGGGCAAGGTCGTCGACCAGGACGGCCGGGCCCGCGGGGACCTCAACCAGCGCCAGCTCGAGGCGACGCGGCAGACGGTGCGGAAGATCAACCGGGCCGGCGCCACGGCGGTGATGGTCCGCAGCATCGTGGGCACCGACGGCTGGGAGATGGAGGGGCCTGACCCGCTCGACTGCCTCGCCCGCGCGAAGCGGCAGCGCGAGTGCGCTGTCTCGCCCCCGCTGGACCGGCCGGTCGCCGACGGGATCTACGAGTCGGTGGCGATCGGCAACGACGACGCCACCACGGTCGACCTCAACCCCGTGTTCTGCCCCGACGCACCCGCCTGCCGTCCGATCATCGACGGGGTGGTGGTGTGGCGCGACGCCGCCCACCTGACCGGCTCGATCACCCGCCACCTGCGCACGGAGGTGTGGGCGGCGGTCGAGGACACGGGCGTCGTGCCCGGGTAG
- the rpsI gene encoding 30S ribosomal protein S9 has product MTENSTEVEETFETNEQGVAYSSESAPAADAPVNSTIAPSAATGRRKQAVARVRIVPGTGNWTVNGRALDSYFPNKLHQQVVNEPFVTTQLEGRFDVIARVHGGGITGQAGALRLGVARALNAVDIDANRAVLKKAGLLTRDARVIERKKAGLKKARKAPQFSKR; this is encoded by the coding sequence GTGACTGAGAACAGCACCGAGGTCGAGGAGACCTTCGAGACCAACGAGCAGGGCGTCGCCTACAGCTCCGAGAGCGCCCCGGCCGCCGACGCGCCGGTCAACTCCACCATCGCGCCGTCCGCCGCGACCGGCCGCCGCAAGCAGGCCGTCGCCCGCGTGCGGATCGTGCCCGGCACGGGCAACTGGACCGTCAACGGCCGCGCGCTCGACTCGTACTTCCCCAACAAGCTGCACCAGCAGGTCGTCAACGAGCCCTTCGTGACCACCCAGCTCGAGGGCCGCTTCGACGTGATCGCCCGCGTGCACGGCGGCGGCATCACCGGCCAGGCCGGTGCGCTGCGCCTGGGCGTGGCCCGTGCGCTCAACGCGGTCGACATCGACGCCAACCGCGCGGTGCTCAAGAAGGCCGGCCTGCTCACCCGTGACGCCCGCGTCATCGAGCGCAAGAAGGCCGGTCTGAAGAAGGCCCGCAAGGCGCCTCAGTTCAGCAAGCGCTGA
- the rplM gene encoding 50S ribosomal protein L13, whose amino-acid sequence MRTYSPKPGDIQRDWHVIDAEDVILGRLAVQTANLLRGKHKTIFAPHMDTGDFVIIVNAEKVALTGQKATKKVSYRHSGYPGGLTATPIGQGLEKDARKVIEKAVWGMLPKNKLGRQIIKKLKVYSGPHHPHQAQQAQPFEISQISQ is encoded by the coding sequence GTGCGCACTTACAGCCCCAAGCCTGGCGACATCCAGCGCGACTGGCACGTCATCGACGCCGAGGACGTGATCCTGGGCCGTCTCGCCGTCCAGACCGCCAACCTCCTGCGCGGCAAGCACAAGACGATCTTCGCCCCGCACATGGACACCGGTGACTTCGTCATCATCGTCAACGCGGAGAAGGTCGCCCTGACCGGCCAGAAGGCCACCAAGAAGGTCAGCTACCGCCACTCCGGCTACCCGGGCGGTCTCACCGCCACCCCGATCGGCCAGGGCCTCGAGAAGGACGCCCGCAAGGTCATCGAGAAGGCCGTGTGGGGAATGCTCCCCAAGAACAAGCTGGGCCGCCAGATCATCAAGAAGCTCAAGGTCTACTCCGGCCCGCACCACCCCCACCAGGCCCAGCAGGCCCAGCCGTTCGAGATCTCGCAGATCTCCCAGTGA
- a CDS encoding citrate synthase: MTDVPAKDSLTVRDNRTGKEYDIAISDNAIRAADLGQIRTDDDQPGLATYDPGFVNTASCRSSVTYIDGDQGILEYRGYPIEQLAEHSNFLEVAYLLINGSLPSREEYAAWEHEITFHTFVHENVKRFMHGFRYDAHPMGMLMASVGALSTFYPDARNIGDADNRHMQIVRMIAKMPTLGAWSFRHAQGKPFVYPDNELSYTENFLSMLFKMSEKKFEADERLVKALDVLFILHADHEQNCSTNAVRSVGSSQVDPYSAVAAGVGALFGPLHGGANEAVLRMLRRIGKKENIPSFIDGVKEGNEKLMGFGHRVYKNYDPRAKIIKKSAEDVFEVTGTNPLLDIALELEKIALEDEYFVKRKLYPNVDFYSGLIYEAFQFPPEMFTVLFAIGRTPGWLAQWLELVQDKEQKIARPKQIYTGDRTLDFTPAAQRWA, translated from the coding sequence GTGACCGACGTACCGGCCAAGGACTCCCTGACCGTCCGGGACAACCGGACGGGCAAGGAGTACGACATCGCGATCAGCGACAACGCCATCCGCGCCGCTGATCTCGGCCAGATCAGGACCGACGACGACCAGCCCGGGCTGGCGACCTACGACCCCGGGTTCGTCAACACCGCCTCCTGCCGCAGCTCCGTCACCTACATCGACGGAGACCAGGGCATCCTCGAGTACCGCGGCTACCCCATCGAGCAGCTGGCGGAGCACTCGAACTTCCTGGAGGTCGCCTACCTCCTGATCAACGGGTCGCTGCCCTCGCGCGAGGAGTACGCCGCGTGGGAGCACGAGATCACCTTCCACACCTTCGTGCACGAGAACGTGAAGCGGTTCATGCACGGCTTCCGCTACGACGCCCACCCGATGGGCATGCTGATGGCCTCGGTCGGTGCGCTGTCGACGTTCTACCCGGACGCCCGCAACATCGGCGATGCCGACAACCGGCACATGCAGATCGTGCGCATGATCGCGAAGATGCCGACCCTCGGCGCCTGGTCGTTCCGCCACGCGCAGGGCAAGCCGTTCGTCTACCCCGACAACGAGCTGAGCTACACCGAGAACTTCCTGTCGATGCTGTTCAAGATGAGCGAGAAGAAGTTCGAGGCCGACGAGCGGCTGGTCAAGGCCCTCGACGTGCTCTTCATCCTCCACGCCGACCACGAGCAGAACTGCTCGACCAACGCGGTGCGCTCGGTGGGGTCCTCGCAGGTCGACCCCTACTCCGCGGTCGCCGCCGGTGTCGGTGCGCTCTTCGGCCCGCTCCACGGTGGTGCCAACGAGGCCGTGCTGCGGATGCTGCGCCGGATCGGCAAGAAGGAGAACATCCCCTCCTTCATCGACGGCGTCAAGGAGGGCAACGAGAAGCTGATGGGCTTCGGCCACCGGGTCTACAAGAACTACGACCCGCGCGCCAAGATCATCAAGAAGTCCGCCGAGGACGTCTTCGAGGTGACCGGCACCAACCCGCTCCTCGACATCGCGCTGGAGCTGGAGAAGATCGCGCTCGAGGACGAGTACTTCGTCAAGCGCAAGCTCTACCCCAACGTCGACTTCTACTCCGGCCTGATCTACGAGGCCTTCCAGTTCCCGCCCGAGATGTTCACCGTCCTCTTCGCGATCGGCCGTACCCCCGGCTGGCTCGCGCAGTGGCTGGAGCTCGTGCAGGACAAGGAGCAGAAGATCGCCCGGCCCAAGCAGATCTACACCGGCGACCGGACGCTCGACTTCACCCCGGCCGCCCAGCGCTGGGCGTGA
- a CDS encoding MFS transporter, translating into MRGTGPLVVYSVTGFSGYAVLLPVAPLWAVHGGAGAAGAGLVNGVLLATTVLAQLAVPALVRSLGHGRAMVLGLLLMATGAAALPVSDGLGWILACSVVRGAGFGVLTVTGSAVVGHLAPPGLRGRMVGAYGLAVAVPNLLLLPLGVAAVDLVGFAPVLLVGALPVLGVPAALALRRLVGDAAAAGPARDTDDSWTGLLGAIAAPTLVLLASTLAGGALLTFIPQVTTPVVASVALLVMGATAAASRYGAGHVADAGARGGEAWLVPLLVVAAAGAAACAWGARDGAAVWLIGGALLAGTGYGALQNLTLVSAFRRAGPGRVDETSTLWNVGFDGGTALGSVLVGLLASGWGFPTAFALAACACLLALVPAGLRGPAR; encoded by the coding sequence GTGCGTGGGACGGGGCCGCTGGTCGTCTACTCCGTCACCGGCTTCTCCGGGTACGCCGTCCTGCTGCCCGTCGCACCGCTGTGGGCCGTGCACGGCGGAGCCGGCGCTGCCGGCGCGGGCCTGGTCAACGGCGTGCTGCTGGCCACCACCGTCCTGGCCCAGCTGGCGGTCCCCGCGCTGGTCCGGTCGCTGGGCCACGGCCGGGCGATGGTGCTCGGCCTGCTGCTGATGGCGACCGGCGCGGCCGCCCTGCCGGTCTCCGACGGCCTCGGCTGGATCCTCGCCTGCTCGGTGGTGCGCGGCGCCGGCTTCGGGGTGCTGACCGTCACCGGCAGCGCCGTCGTCGGCCACCTGGCGCCGCCCGGCCTGCGCGGCCGGATGGTGGGCGCGTACGGGCTCGCGGTGGCCGTCCCCAACCTGCTGCTGCTGCCGCTCGGCGTCGCCGCGGTCGACCTGGTGGGCTTCGCACCGGTGCTGCTGGTCGGGGCGCTGCCCGTGCTCGGTGTGCCCGCTGCGCTCGCCCTCAGGCGGCTCGTCGGGGACGCCGCTGCCGCGGGGCCGGCCCGCGACACCGACGACTCCTGGACCGGGTTGCTCGGCGCGATCGCGGCGCCGACCCTCGTCCTCCTCGCCTCGACCCTGGCGGGTGGCGCGCTGCTGACCTTCATCCCCCAGGTGACCACCCCGGTCGTCGCGAGCGTGGCGCTGCTCGTGATGGGCGCGACCGCAGCCGCATCTCGCTACGGCGCGGGCCACGTCGCCGACGCCGGCGCCCGCGGTGGCGAGGCGTGGCTGGTCCCGCTGCTGGTCGTGGCGGCGGCCGGCGCAGCGGCCTGCGCGTGGGGCGCGCGCGACGGCGCTGCCGTCTGGCTGATCGGCGGAGCGCTGCTGGCAGGGACCGGTTACGGCGCCCTCCAGAACCTCACCCTGGTCTCGGCGTTCCGTCGCGCCGGACCGGGTCGCGTCGACGAGACGAGCACGCTCTGGAACGTCGGCTTCGACGGCGGCACGGCCCTGGGGTCGGTCCTGGTGGGGCTGCTGGCCTCGGGCTGGGGATTCCCGACCGCGTTCGCCCTGGCGGCGTGCGCGTGCCTGCTGGCGCTGGTGCCCGCCGGCCTGCGCGGGCCGGCACGCTGA
- a CDS encoding YihY/virulence factor BrkB family protein: MTTARTVPVTTEMDGDELDAEDAWHLARRHGLRHVVVSSFVRFRYGDGFTNSRALALQTCLAVVPFMLAVTGLAADIDDDRWARVVAATVNAIAPGQGTNDALAAAAGGSERSGEIALTFGLLFALVSMTTAMAQVERGTNRIYGIRRDRPALHKYGRAAVFTVVLAAPVGLGFLLLVGGGAFGDAMVAEGVWTETAEDWWDWVRWPLGVAMLVFAIAVLLDHAPRRRQPALSWLALGSGTAVALSAVATGGLAAYVSLSASFSSTYGPLAGVFVLLLWSLLSSMAFFYGAAVCAQLEALRAGDDQPAYDDPGRPHRQTV, translated from the coding sequence ATGACCACCGCGCGCACCGTCCCGGTCACGACCGAGATGGACGGCGACGAGCTCGATGCGGAGGACGCCTGGCACCTCGCCCGGCGGCACGGTCTGCGGCACGTCGTGGTCAGCTCGTTCGTGCGCTTCCGGTACGGCGACGGGTTCACCAACAGCCGGGCGCTGGCGCTGCAGACCTGCCTCGCGGTGGTGCCCTTCATGCTCGCCGTCACCGGCCTCGCGGCCGACATCGACGACGACCGGTGGGCGCGGGTGGTCGCGGCGACGGTGAACGCGATCGCTCCCGGGCAGGGCACCAACGACGCGCTCGCGGCCGCCGCCGGTGGGTCGGAGCGGAGCGGCGAGATCGCGCTCACCTTCGGCCTCCTCTTCGCCCTGGTGTCGATGACGACCGCGATGGCCCAGGTCGAGCGCGGGACCAACCGGATCTACGGGATCCGGCGCGACCGGCCGGCCCTGCACAAGTACGGCCGGGCTGCGGTCTTCACGGTCGTCCTGGCGGCCCCGGTCGGGCTCGGCTTCCTGCTGCTGGTCGGGGGAGGCGCCTTCGGCGACGCGATGGTGGCCGAGGGGGTCTGGACGGAGACCGCAGAGGACTGGTGGGACTGGGTGCGCTGGCCACTCGGGGTGGCGATGCTCGTGTTCGCGATCGCGGTGCTGCTCGACCACGCCCCGCGGCGCCGGCAGCCCGCGCTGTCCTGGCTGGCCCTCGGGTCGGGCACCGCCGTCGCGCTGAGCGCGGTCGCGACCGGCGGGCTGGCGGCGTACGTCAGCCTGAGCGCCTCGTTCAGCTCGACGTACGGACCGCTCGCGGGGGTGTTCGTGCTGCTGCTGTGGAGCCTGCTGAGCTCGATGGCGTTCTTCTACGGCGCCGCCGTCTGCGCGCAGCTCGAGGCGCTGCGGGCCGGCGACGACCAGCCGGCGTACGACGACCCGGGCCGGCCGCACCGGCAGACCGTCTGA
- a CDS encoding long-chain-fatty-acid--CoA ligase, whose product MSLPAPTYVDDRLAHWAATDPDGEAMSYLGRTWTWSEWDDRVRRVAGGLQGLGIGRGDVVAFLDKNHPACVELSLAAGSLGAANAIVNWRLAGDEVDYTVNDSGATVLVVGSDLMPLVASIRDRLPRVRTVIEVTPEGGEGDAYEHWLAVSDPVSRPADVSPDDTCLVMYSSGTTGRPKGIMLSHANMVAHTLNAHDGWSFEPGDKNMVAMPLFHVGGSSYVLFGIHDGVPSVMTRDPDGASLAAAIMAGANRTFLVPAVLAQVLQSGDDAIALFGRLKTYCYGASPMPMPLLRAAMEAWPDTDFIQVYGLTELGGVITHLMPEAHRDADHPERLVSAGQPIPGAEVRVVDPGTLEDVPTGEHGELWFRTPQLMKGFLGQPEATAQVVTEDGWFRTGDLGKVDADGFVYVEDRLKDMIISGGENIYSPEVERVLAEHPAVMEVAVIGVPDDRWGEVVKAVVSLKPDTAATEEEIIGYCREHLAHFKCPRSVDIIEALPRNPTGKILKRDLRKPYWEGRDRQTV is encoded by the coding sequence ATGAGCCTTCCCGCACCGACGTACGTCGACGACCGCCTGGCCCACTGGGCCGCAACCGACCCCGACGGGGAGGCGATGTCCTACCTCGGCAGGACGTGGACGTGGTCGGAGTGGGACGACCGGGTCCGCCGCGTCGCCGGCGGGCTGCAGGGGCTGGGGATCGGGCGCGGCGACGTCGTCGCCTTCCTCGACAAGAACCACCCGGCGTGCGTCGAGCTGAGCCTGGCCGCGGGGTCGCTGGGTGCGGCCAACGCGATCGTCAACTGGCGGCTCGCCGGCGACGAGGTCGACTACACCGTCAACGACTCCGGGGCGACGGTGCTGGTCGTGGGGTCGGACCTGATGCCGCTGGTCGCCTCGATCCGGGACCGGCTGCCCAGGGTGAGGACGGTCATCGAGGTGACGCCCGAGGGCGGCGAGGGCGATGCCTACGAGCACTGGCTCGCGGTGTCCGACCCGGTCTCACGCCCGGCGGACGTGAGCCCCGACGACACCTGCCTGGTGATGTACTCGTCGGGCACGACCGGGCGGCCCAAGGGCATCATGCTCAGCCACGCCAACATGGTGGCCCACACGCTGAACGCCCACGACGGGTGGAGCTTCGAGCCCGGTGACAAGAACATGGTCGCGATGCCGCTCTTCCACGTGGGCGGGTCGTCGTACGTCCTCTTCGGCATCCACGACGGCGTCCCGAGCGTGATGACCCGGGACCCCGACGGCGCCTCGCTCGCCGCCGCGATCATGGCGGGAGCCAACCGGACGTTCCTGGTGCCGGCGGTGCTCGCGCAGGTGCTGCAGTCCGGCGACGACGCGATCGCGCTCTTCGGGCGGCTCAAGACCTACTGCTACGGCGCCTCGCCCATGCCGATGCCGCTGCTCCGCGCGGCGATGGAGGCCTGGCCCGACACCGACTTCATCCAGGTCTACGGGCTCACCGAGCTCGGCGGCGTGATCACCCACCTGATGCCGGAGGCCCACCGGGACGCCGACCATCCCGAGCGGCTGGTCAGTGCCGGGCAGCCGATCCCTGGCGCCGAGGTCCGGGTCGTCGACCCGGGCACCCTCGAGGACGTCCCGACCGGTGAGCACGGCGAGCTGTGGTTCCGTACGCCGCAGCTGATGAAGGGGTTCCTCGGCCAGCCCGAGGCGACCGCGCAGGTGGTCACCGAGGACGGCTGGTTCCGCACCGGCGACCTCGGCAAGGTCGACGCCGACGGTTTCGTCTACGTCGAGGACCGGCTCAAGGACATGATCATCAGCGGCGGCGAGAACATCTACAGCCCCGAGGTCGAGCGGGTCCTCGCCGAGCACCCGGCCGTGATGGAGGTCGCCGTGATCGGTGTGCCCGACGACCGCTGGGGCGAGGTGGTCAAGGCCGTCGTCTCGCTCAAGCCGGACACCGCGGCCACCGAGGAGGAGATCATCGGCTACTGCCGCGAGCACCTCGCCCACTTCAAGTGCCCCAGGAGCGTGGACATCATCGAGGCGCTGCCGCGCAACCCCACCGGCAAGATCCTCAAGCGCGACCTCCGCAAGCCCTACTGGGAGGGGCGCGACCGCCAGACCGTGTGA
- a CDS encoding S1C family serine protease, which translates to MSDTRVLPPFPPERDPYGHEAVTDAPAPTTTAPPRTRRRGLAATVLATALVAGGAAGVGGAAAWDAWQEDGPTTFDSAGTETAQVVDTGDEPAADGSVEAVASKVLPSVVRIVVQGSEGEGSGSGIILSSDGQILTNAHVVDGAGEGAEMTVSFDDGTHAPATVVGSDPLTDTAVIQAEGVEGLTPATIGTSGNVDVGQEVVAIGSPFGLDSTVTSGIVSALDRPVNVGSDAAGNATVYPAIQTDAAINPGNSGGALVDMDGNVVGINSSIRTSGSSTGGSGGSIGLGFAIPIDEVLPIIDQIVAGETPTHALIGVSVSDAASDDGGATVPNGAAVGEVTEGSAAAEAGLEPGDVITAVDGRLVTSSDALIATVRSYRPGDEVELTFQRDGEEQTTTVTLGSDAESGTS; encoded by the coding sequence ATGAGCGACACACGAGTTCTCCCGCCGTTCCCGCCGGAGCGCGACCCGTACGGTCACGAGGCCGTGACCGACGCCCCCGCACCCACCACGACCGCCCCGCCGCGCACGCGACGTCGGGGCCTGGCCGCGACCGTGCTCGCCACCGCCCTGGTGGCCGGTGGGGCCGCCGGCGTCGGTGGCGCAGCAGCGTGGGACGCGTGGCAGGAGGACGGACCCACCACGTTCGACTCGGCCGGCACCGAGACCGCCCAGGTCGTCGACACCGGCGACGAGCCGGCGGCCGACGGCTCGGTCGAGGCGGTGGCCTCGAAGGTGCTGCCCTCGGTGGTCAGGATCGTCGTCCAGGGCTCGGAGGGCGAGGGCTCGGGGTCGGGCATCATCCTCAGCTCCGACGGCCAGATCCTCACCAACGCCCACGTGGTCGACGGAGCCGGTGAGGGCGCCGAGATGACGGTGTCCTTCGACGACGGCACCCACGCGCCGGCGACCGTCGTCGGCAGCGACCCGCTGACCGACACGGCCGTGATCCAGGCCGAGGGCGTCGAGGGGCTCACACCGGCCACCATCGGCACCTCCGGCAACGTCGACGTCGGCCAGGAGGTGGTGGCCATCGGGTCCCCGTTCGGCCTGGACTCGACCGTCACCAGCGGCATCGTCAGTGCTCTCGACCGGCCGGTGAACGTGGGTTCCGACGCGGCGGGCAACGCCACGGTCTATCCCGCGATCCAGACCGACGCGGCCATCAACCCGGGCAACAGCGGCGGCGCCCTGGTCGACATGGACGGCAACGTGGTCGGCATCAACTCCTCGATCCGCACCAGCGGCTCGAGCACCGGCGGCAGCGGCGGGTCGATCGGGCTGGGCTTCGCGATCCCGATCGACGAGGTGCTGCCGATCATCGACCAGATCGTCGCCGGCGAGACGCCCACCCACGCCCTGATCGGCGTCTCGGTGAGTGACGCCGCCTCCGACGACGGCGGCGCCACCGTGCCCAACGGCGCAGCGGTCGGCGAGGTGACCGAGGGCTCCGCAGCGGCCGAGGCCGGTCTCGAACCGGGCGACGTCATCACGGCCGTCGACGGCCGGCTCGTCACCAGCTCCGACGCGCTCATCGCCACCGTCCGCTCCTACCGTCCCGGTGACGAGGTGGAGCTGACCTTCCAGCGGGACGGCGAGGAGCAGACCACGACGGTCACCCTCGGCTCCGACGCGGAGTCCGGTACCAGCTGA